actccttccctctcctccgtctcaGTGTCTGCGGTAGCGGTTCTTGGGCTTCTCCCCGCAGCCCGTGGCCTCGCAGGACGAGAGCCCGGGGCTCTTCCCGGAGGAGATGCTGCTCAGGAGGCTGGGCAGCTCGTTGGTGATGGCCTTCTCGATCTTGTCCAGCAGGCAGCCGCCCATGTAGGAGCACTGGGCCGACAGCTGCTTGAAGCTGTTCACCGGGTTGATGCCGAAGAAGTCGCGGTAGGCGTCGCGGTTGGGCAGGTCGAACTTGCTGACGTTGGTCTTGGCCAGGATGGACTTGAAGATGTAGAACTTGTCGGGGTCGTCCACGATCTCCTTGAAGACCAGCTCGGGGTCGCTGAAGAAGCTCATCTTGTCCTTGAAGGTCTGGACGTAGCGGTCGACCAGCAGGCCGTGGATGCGCACGCGGATCCCGTGCTGGCGGATGAAGGCGATCTTGTTCTCCAGCCGGTTCTCGATCACCTGGTTGAGGTCCTCCAGCAGGGAGACCTCCTCGCGCTTGAAGAGGTCGCGGCTGGTGTCGGGCGCGTACTCGTAGGGCCAGAAGGAGCTGACGTAGACGCGGGGCGGCTCGGTCACGTTGATGAGCGGCGCCAGGCTCCAGAAGAGGGCGCCGTAGACGCGCATCAGGTCCTGCGTGGCCAGGTTGTCGGCCTTGTTGAGGATGATGCGGATCTGGGACTCACGGCCCTTCAGCTGCCTGAACAGCATCTCCAGCTCCAGGCCCACGTCCAGCTTGGTGGGGTCGAACACCACGAAGATCAGGTCCGCCCGGTCGATGAACCACTGGCACACGTCGTTGAAGGGGTAGCCTGAGGTGGCAGACGTAGAGAGGAAGAgtaagagagcgagagggaaagagagacagagatagagagagaaagagtgagggagaaatTTTTGATCAGATCTGTTCTGTTCCACCAACTACAGACGTGCTGTTGTGAtatgtgaccccgcccccttgtccatttagccccgcccctccgctcTCACCCCTCTCCTGCTGTTTGCGGTTCTCAATGATGCCGGGCGTGTCGACGAAGGTGACCCTCTCCAGAAGCTTGTGGGGTATCTCGATGCCGACCAGCTTCTCCAGGAAGTTCTGGCCAAACTTCTCCAGCGGCGAGAAGGAGCGGGAGCTGTCGGCTGCCATCACGATGCCCTCGATGGAGCGGACCTTCTCACCGTGCATGATCACCGTGAACTCAGAGGTAGTGGGTTCAGcacctggggaggggagggggggtgtgaaaTGGGTTTTAATCTGTGTACAGCGGTTGGGTGAAGCCATTTTGGGtgaaggcaacatcacggtcctgaagattccttctgtacaacatcagaaggattcgaccatacctgacgacgcactccacccagctgctcgtccaggctacggtgacctttcgccttgattactgcaactctctccttgcaaacctgccagcttgtgccatacagccactacagatgattcagaatgccgctgcccgactcatctacaaccttcccaaattctcccacgtcactcctctgctgcgatcactccactggctaccggtcgctgccaggatccggtttaaagcactgacccttgcctacactgctgccagcaggacagcccccatctacttgcaggacatgactcgattctatgtgcctcctcgatcactccgctctgcggcagcagggcaccttgtaacccctcccacccgcccaaagggatcacagagcttctccaccctagctccccagtggtggaacgaactccccgtccctctccgaacctccccctcactatccatcttccgctgtggcctgaagactcatctcttcagactatacctagactaaccaccaccacgctgtatatttcactctaaatccccccccccttttcatgacacttgttacatgttgccccatcccagcactttttggtaatttgtatttgtcctaatactgtagcttattcttctgcctagttggctttgcagaggttaggtctgaatagtgttcactgtgtgaactaaactgtgttcttggcgaGAAATAGCtctacaaaataagtattgtaccttactgaacctgtgtttagcagttgtctatgaccatgaaatgcactttttgtacgtcgctttggataaaagcgtctgccaaataaatgtaatgtaatgtaattttggtgtgtgcattcatgtacAGGCAACTCTTTCATACTAGTAGGCAAGGAGGTATTGAGGTTAATGTGCAGTACCTTACAGGTAAGGAAAtgttcaggtgtgtgcaccAGTGTCAAACTTACAGTTCAGGgggtgttcctgtgtgtgcaccCGTGTAGAACCTACAGTCGAGGGAATGTTCAGGTGTGCGTACCTGTGTAGAACTTACAGGTGAGGGCGTGTTCgggtgtgtttacgtgtgtagAACTTACAGGTGAGGTCGTGTtcaggtgtgtttacctgtgtagTACCTACAGGTGagggtgtgttcaggtgtgtttacctgtgtagAGCTGGTAAGGGGAATCCTGCAGGCCCAGCAGGTAGTTGACCATGGTGGACTTGCCGACGCTCCAGGGACCCAGAAACAGTACCATGGGCTTGGAGGTGATCTCCCCATCTGTAAGGAAAAGAGGAGTGTTACAGCCAcataaagacagagagggagggagggagggagggagggagggatgggggagggagagagggagagtcagAGGGAAGAGGAGTGTTGCACCCGGTTTCACAGAAAAGCTGAAAGCTATCCCATCATGCTTTCTGTCTCCATTGTCCTGAAACCCTGGCTCCCTGGAATCAGAGGACAGCCCCGTCCACAGCACGGTGAGAAGCAGTTAAGGGGAAAGGCGTCTTCCTTTATCAATTGCTTCACACACCCAAAGATGTCACCGAAGCATTATTACAGGAGACGTGTGCTGCCGTCGCCCAGTTCAGCTCAACAGCAAAGACGGAATCAGATAAAGCAGGGGGAAAGATAAACAATCATGGATGAGTTGCAGCTGAAGCCATTTCCGTGAGCTCACTGCAGCGAAACCTTTTTCTGAGCACTCAAGAGAAGCCACATACTGGCGGGGTATTGTGTTTGAGACTTCACGTCTGTTCTGGGCAGCAAATTCACCCACTGCGTCAGCCATGCAATGAAAAAGGAGTTAGCAAGCGCTTATGGGAAATAGCATGTATCCGTACatggaaaaacattaaaacaataaagaatTAATTTACAATATATGTCAAAATATGTATGCGTTGACATAGGCTGTATGTATATCGACGTGTGTGTTTAAGAAATATGGTTATTTGCTACATAAAATATTTCGCTTTATTCCCTATAATTATTTCCATGAATGAA
This genomic window from Anguilla rostrata isolate EN2019 chromosome 17, ASM1855537v3, whole genome shotgun sequence contains:
- the srl gene encoding sarcalumenin isoform X2; the protein is MKGIISICCFLSLLVLAITEEEEEDVLTSILRDRSHIEETLRLASEEPAGDYAAALQRLRKIYHSSIKPMEQAYKYSELRQHEISDGEITSKPMVLFLGPWSVGKSTMVNYLLGLQDSPYQLYTGAEPTTSEFTVIMHGEKVRSIEGIVMAADSSRSFSPLEKFGQNFLEKLVGIEIPHKLLERVTFVDTPGIIENRKQQERGYPFNDVCQWFIDRADLIFVVFDPTKLDVGLELEMLFRQLKGRESQIRIILNKADNLATQDLMRVYGALFWSLAPLINVTEPPRVYVSSFWPYEYAPDTSRDLFKREEVSLLEDLNQVIENRLENKIAFIRQHGIRVRIHGLLVDRYVQTFKDKMSFFSDPELVFKEIVDDPDKFYIFKSILAKTNVSKFDLPNRDAYRDFFGINPVNSFKQLSAQCSYMGGCLLDKIEKAITNELPSLLSSISSGKSPGLSSCEATGCGEKPKNRYRRH
- the srl gene encoding sarcalumenin isoform X3; this translates as MEQAYKYSELRQHEISAYPGRTLGASATDGEITSKPMVLFLGPWSVGKSTMVNYLLGLQDSPYQLYTGAEPTTSEFTVIMHGEKVRSIEGIVMAADSSRSFSPLEKFGQNFLEKLVGIEIPHKLLERVTFVDTPGIIENRKQQERGYPFNDVCQWFIDRADLIFVVFDPTKLDVGLELEMLFRQLKGRESQIRIILNKADNLATQDLMRVYGALFWSLAPLINVTEPPRVYVSSFWPYEYAPDTSRDLFKREEVSLLEDLNQVIENRLENKIAFIRQHGIRVRIHGLLVDRYVQTFKDKMSFFSDPELVFKEIVDDPDKFYIFKSILAKTNVSKFDLPNRDAYRDFFGINPVNSFKQLSAQCSYMGGCLLDKIEKAITNELPSLLSSISSGKSPGLSSCEATGCGEKPKNRYRRH
- the srl gene encoding sarcalumenin isoform X1; the protein is MPFDLFHLVYIATLTVRVLLAAKMKGIISICCFLSLLVLAITEEEEEDVLTSILRDRSHIEETLRLASEEPAGDYAAALQRLRKIYHSSIKPMEQAYKYSELRQHEISAYPGRTLGASATDGEITSKPMVLFLGPWSVGKSTMVNYLLGLQDSPYQLYTGAEPTTSEFTVIMHGEKVRSIEGIVMAADSSRSFSPLEKFGQNFLEKLVGIEIPHKLLERVTFVDTPGIIENRKQQERGYPFNDVCQWFIDRADLIFVVFDPTKLDVGLELEMLFRQLKGRESQIRIILNKADNLATQDLMRVYGALFWSLAPLINVTEPPRVYVSSFWPYEYAPDTSRDLFKREEVSLLEDLNQVIENRLENKIAFIRQHGIRVRIHGLLVDRYVQTFKDKMSFFSDPELVFKEIVDDPDKFYIFKSILAKTNVSKFDLPNRDAYRDFFGINPVNSFKQLSAQCSYMGGCLLDKIEKAITNELPSLLSSISSGKSPGLSSCEATGCGEKPKNRYRRH